Part of the Labilibaculum antarcticum genome, ACTCATATTAGTTAACTGCCTGCAAAGGTAGAGTTTATAATCCTTTCGGGATATTTTTTTATATTTTTTTACCAAAACACTTGGATAATAATTAAAGAATTCTCTATATTTGCACCGCACTACAGCAAAAATGGTGAATGTAGTTCAGTTGGTTAGAACGCTGGTTTGTGGTACCAGAGGTCGCCGGTTCGAGACCGGTCTTTCACCCTAAATAAAACGCAAATAACAGTTCATCTGTTGTTTGCGTTTTTTGTTTTTATGGATAATTCCGTATTGATACCATCACCAGTCCCCACCATTCCCTAAAGCCAACAAGGTTTGAAGTTACACAAATTGCAGCAACGTAAAAAAACAATTACCTCCTAGCTTACACAACTGTCTTGAAAATAATTTGCTAAAATAAAATCAGAACTTTTGCTTTTATTAAAAGCACGACAAAATCAACAGACCAAAGTCTATTAAATTCTCTCAGAACAGCAGTTTTTATAAAAGCTGCACATTATCGGAAAATCAGTAGCTTGGAGATGATTGGATAAAACAATATCTTACACAACAAAAGCTCTGTAAAATGAAAAAACACATCCTATCCTTACTGATCATTGCACTAACTCTCGGATGCACTCACGAAAGAGAAATAAGCTCGATAAATCCAGAAAACTGGGCCAAAAGAGCCATTGACATCAGCAAGAAAGATTCTTTGGAATATGGGAAATCATATCTTTCTATCTATTCACAAATTTACAGCAACTCCGAACATAAAACTCATAACCTGACCGCAACGGCAAGTATGCGAAACACAAGTGATTCCGACACAATCTTCTTGCTAAAAGCAGAATATTATGATACTCACGGGAAATCTATCCGAACATATTTCAGTAAGCCAATCTATTTAGCGCCAATGGAAACTACGGAGATAATAATAGACGAAGCTGATACTGAGGGGGGAACTGGCTCAAATTTTATAATTGAATGGAAAATTCCAAAGAACTGTCCAGAACC contains:
- a CDS encoding DUF3124 domain-containing protein; this translates as MKKHILSLLIIALTLGCTHEREISSINPENWAKRAIDISKKDSLEYGKSYLSIYSQIYSNSEHKTHNLTATASMRNTSDSDTIFLLKAEYYDTHGKSIRTYFSKPIYLAPMETTEIIIDEADTEGGTGSNFIIEWKIPKNCPEPLFEAVMNSTMGQQGLSFTTLAKRIK